From the Streptomyces sp. Tu 2975 genome, one window contains:
- the uvrB gene encoding excinuclease ABC subunit UvrB has product MRPVSKIERTVAPFEVVSHFQPSGDQPTAIAELERRIRAGEKDVVLLGATGTGKSATTAWMIEKLQRPTLVMAPNKTLAAQLANEFRELLPNNAVEYFVSYYDYYQPEAYVPQSDTYIEKDSSINEEVERLRHSATNSLLTRRDVVVVASVSCIYGLGTPQEYVDRMVQLKLGDEIDRDQLLRRFVDIQYTRNDLAFQRGTFRVRGDTIEIFPVYEELAVRIEMFGDEIEALSTLHPLTGEILSEDRSLYVFPASHYVAGPERMEKAVNGIEAELEQRLAELDKQGKLLESQRLRMRTTYDIEMMRQIGSCSGIENYSMHFDDREQGSPPNTLLDYFPEDFLLVIDESHVTVPQIGAMYEGDASRKRTLVDHGFRLPSALDNRPLKWEEFKERIGQTVYLSATPGTYELSRGDGFVEQIIRPTGLIDPQVVVKPTEGQIDDLVHEIRERTEKDERVLVTTLTKKMAEDLTDYFLELGIQVRYLHSDVDTLRRVELLRELRSGEYDVLVGINLLREGLDLPEVSLVAILDADKEGFLRSGTSLIQTIGRAARNVSGQVHMYADKITPAMEKAIEETNRRREKQIAYNTENGIDPQPLRKKINDIVATIAREEIDTEELLGTGYRQAKAEKAGKGAKAPVPSLGAGAGRKGDILTDRPAAELAGIIEEMTDRMRAAAAELQFEVAARLRDEVGELKKELRQMKEAGLA; this is encoded by the coding sequence ATGCGGCCCGTTTCCAAGATCGAACGTACGGTGGCGCCTTTCGAGGTCGTCAGCCACTTCCAGCCCAGCGGTGACCAGCCGACGGCCATCGCCGAGCTGGAGCGACGCATCCGTGCCGGTGAGAAGGATGTCGTCCTGCTCGGCGCGACGGGCACGGGCAAGTCGGCGACCACGGCATGGATGATCGAGAAGCTCCAGCGCCCCACCCTGGTCATGGCCCCGAACAAGACCCTGGCCGCCCAGCTGGCGAACGAGTTCCGCGAGCTCCTGCCGAACAACGCGGTGGAGTATTTCGTCTCGTACTACGACTACTACCAGCCCGAGGCGTACGTCCCGCAGTCGGACACCTACATCGAGAAGGACTCCTCGATCAACGAGGAGGTCGAGCGGCTGCGGCACTCCGCGACCAATTCCCTCCTCACCCGGCGCGACGTCGTCGTGGTCGCCTCCGTCTCCTGCATCTACGGCCTCGGCACCCCGCAGGAGTACGTGGACCGGATGGTGCAGCTCAAGCTCGGCGACGAGATCGACCGCGACCAGCTGCTGCGCCGCTTCGTCGACATCCAGTACACGCGCAACGACCTGGCCTTCCAGCGCGGCACCTTCCGGGTGCGCGGCGACACCATCGAGATCTTCCCGGTCTACGAGGAGCTCGCCGTCCGGATCGAGATGTTCGGCGACGAGATCGAGGCGCTGTCCACGCTGCACCCGCTCACCGGCGAGATCCTCAGTGAGGACCGGTCGCTGTACGTGTTCCCCGCGAGCCACTACGTGGCGGGCCCCGAGCGTATGGAGAAGGCGGTCAACGGCATCGAGGCGGAGCTGGAGCAGCGCCTCGCCGAGCTCGACAAGCAGGGCAAGCTGCTGGAGTCCCAGCGGCTGCGCATGCGGACGACCTACGACATCGAGATGATGCGCCAGATCGGCTCCTGCTCCGGCATCGAGAACTACTCGATGCACTTCGACGACCGCGAGCAGGGATCCCCGCCGAACACCCTCCTCGACTACTTCCCTGAGGACTTCCTGCTCGTCATCGACGAGTCGCACGTCACGGTTCCGCAGATCGGCGCGATGTACGAGGGCGACGCGTCCCGCAAGCGCACTCTCGTGGACCACGGCTTCAGGCTGCCGTCCGCCCTCGACAACCGCCCGCTGAAGTGGGAGGAGTTCAAGGAGCGCATCGGCCAGACCGTCTACCTGTCGGCGACTCCCGGCACCTACGAACTGTCCCGCGGCGACGGCTTCGTGGAGCAGATCATCCGCCCCACCGGGCTCATCGACCCGCAGGTCGTCGTCAAGCCCACCGAGGGCCAGATCGACGACCTCGTGCACGAGATCCGTGAGCGCACGGAGAAGGACGAGCGGGTCCTGGTCACCACACTCACCAAGAAAATGGCCGAGGACCTCACCGACTACTTCCTCGAGCTGGGCATCCAGGTCCGCTATCTGCACAGCGACGTCGACACCCTGCGCCGTGTCGAGCTGCTGCGGGAGCTGCGCTCAGGCGAGTACGACGTCCTGGTCGGCATCAACCTCCTGCGCGAGGGTCTCGACCTGCCGGAGGTGTCGCTGGTCGCCATCCTCGACGCCGACAAGGAGGGCTTCCTGCGCTCCGGCACGTCCCTGATCCAGACCATCGGCCGCGCGGCGCGCAACGTCTCCGGCCAGGTCCATATGTACGCGGACAAGATCACGCCGGCGATGGAGAAGGCCATCGAGGAGACCAACCGCCGCCGCGAGAAGCAGATCGCCTACAACACGGAGAACGGCATCGACCCGCAGCCGCTCCGCAAGAAGATCAACGACATCGTCGCGACGATCGCGCGCGAGGAGATCGACACCGAGGAGCTGCTCGGCACCGGCTACCGGCAGGCGAAGGCCGAGAAGGCGGGCAAGGGCGCCAAGGCACCGGTCCCCTCGCTCGGCGCCGGAGCCGGTCGCAAGGGCGACATCCTCACGGACCGCCCCGCGGCCGAACTCGCCGGGATCATCGAGGAGATGACGGACCGCATGCGCGCGGCCGCCGCGGAGCTGCAGTTCGAGGTCGCCGCCCGACTGCGCGACGAGGTGGGCGAGTTGAAGAAGGAACTGCGCCAGATGAAGGAGGCCGGGCTCGCCTGA
- a CDS encoding TerD family protein yields the protein MTVNMTKGQAISLQKSDGGTLTAVRMGLGWQAAPRRGLFGSRTREVDLDASAVLFADKQPVDVVFFRHLVSDDGSVKHTGDNLVGGAGSGGDDEAILVDLQRVPVHIDQIVFTVNSFTGQTFQEVQNAFCRIVDETNGQELARYTLDGGGQYTAQIMAKVHRAGAGWQMTALGNPANGRTFQDLMPAILPHL from the coding sequence GTGACGGTCAACATGACCAAGGGCCAGGCCATCAGCCTGCAGAAGAGTGACGGGGGCACCCTCACGGCGGTGCGGATGGGCCTCGGCTGGCAGGCAGCGCCCCGCCGCGGTCTGTTCGGCTCGCGCACCCGGGAGGTCGACCTGGACGCCTCCGCGGTGCTGTTCGCCGACAAGCAGCCGGTGGACGTGGTCTTCTTCCGGCACCTCGTCAGCGACGACGGCTCCGTCAAGCACACCGGTGACAACCTGGTCGGCGGCGCCGGTTCCGGCGGTGACGACGAGGCGATCCTCGTCGACCTGCAGCGGGTTCCGGTCCATATCGACCAGATCGTCTTCACGGTGAACTCGTTCACCGGCCAGACGTTCCAGGAGGTGCAGAACGCCTTCTGCCGCATCGTCGACGAGACCAACGGCCAGGAGCTGGCCCGGTACACCCTCGACGGCGGTGGCCAGTACACCGCGCAGATCATGGCGAAGGTGCACCGCGCCGGCGCCGGCTGGCAGATGACGGCCCTCGGCAACCCGGCCAACGGCCGCACGTTCCAGGACCTGATGCCGGCGATCCTGCCGCACCTGTAG
- a CDS encoding TerD family protein — translation MTAELVRGQNHPLPDSRLEIRVSAGHPVVACATCSDERGAAREEWVAHPGATGLPGVEVPERAERSPRFAVDLDAVPAEVHQVNVLLALPVGTGGPDRFGVTAAPFVAVMAKDGSELASFTITGLDTETALVAVELYRRQGAWKVRAVGQGYAGGLAQLLADQGMVQADRTAAAIQETAAPRAHRAEPARLHTAADAAGTASGPDQPSPADATLTGGLTAPQPTGADAAPPQTPTSDAPQMPGGPINYAHPRRQSAPPPPAPAAQPGEPGRPPAPVAGDASGWSMEERLYNQVWGMFEDLARAVAAYRSAVEFAESRMDKELDSVLSDPRSRIGSTGDAARAAARAKCEQLTDQARQVLDRDLAQLAAESEVVEPALPPAFARWDNPCWHAYRVPMEIPMALRLGDLHLPESPELRIPCLVRLPLERGLWVDSGRSSSDAAMALDEAQLRRLAVDSAVALAARLLAVYPPGEFTVHAIDPAGSAAASFAPLVDSGALAGPPAAGAQGVSAVLAKLTERVDLVTMAVRAGAADSLPPGLDTGEQLLIVNDFPHGFDDRAVTQLRYLADEGPAVGVHLMMVADREDATAYGPVLDPLWRSLLRVTPVPDDHLADPWVRHAWTYEPLAVPEGSDVLRQVLTRVTEARRSWNR, via the coding sequence ATGACGGCCGAGCTGGTCCGGGGGCAGAACCACCCCTTGCCCGACAGCCGACTTGAGATCCGCGTGTCGGCCGGCCATCCGGTCGTCGCCTGCGCCACCTGCTCCGACGAGCGGGGAGCCGCGCGCGAGGAGTGGGTGGCCCACCCCGGCGCCACCGGTCTGCCCGGCGTCGAGGTGCCGGAGCGCGCCGAGCGGTCCCCCCGGTTCGCCGTCGACCTGGACGCGGTGCCCGCCGAGGTGCACCAGGTCAACGTGCTGCTCGCGCTCCCCGTGGGCACCGGCGGCCCGGACCGCTTCGGCGTCACCGCCGCGCCCTTCGTGGCGGTCATGGCCAAGGACGGCTCCGAGCTGGCCAGTTTCACCATCACCGGCCTGGACACCGAGACCGCGCTCGTCGCCGTCGAGCTGTACCGCCGCCAGGGTGCGTGGAAGGTCCGCGCGGTGGGCCAGGGATACGCGGGCGGTCTCGCCCAGCTGCTGGCCGACCAGGGCATGGTCCAGGCCGACCGGACGGCGGCGGCCATCCAGGAGACCGCCGCGCCCCGCGCGCACCGCGCGGAGCCGGCCCGGCTGCACACGGCCGCCGACGCCGCGGGAACGGCGTCCGGCCCGGACCAGCCGTCCCCAGCGGACGCCACGCTCACCGGCGGACTCACCGCCCCCCAGCCCACCGGCGCCGATGCCGCTCCACCGCAGACACCCACGTCCGACGCCCCGCAGATGCCCGGCGGCCCCATCAACTACGCCCATCCGCGCAGGCAGTCGGCGCCGCCCCCGCCGGCCCCCGCGGCGCAGCCCGGGGAGCCCGGCCGGCCGCCCGCCCCGGTGGCCGGCGACGCGAGCGGCTGGTCCATGGAGGAGCGGCTCTACAACCAGGTCTGGGGCATGTTCGAGGACCTCGCCCGGGCCGTCGCGGCATACCGCAGCGCCGTCGAGTTCGCCGAGTCCCGGATGGACAAGGAGCTGGACAGCGTCCTGTCCGACCCCCGCAGCCGCATCGGCAGCACCGGGGACGCCGCGAGGGCCGCGGCACGGGCCAAGTGCGAGCAGCTGACCGACCAGGCCCGTCAGGTTCTCGACCGTGACCTCGCCCAGCTGGCGGCGGAGTCCGAGGTCGTCGAGCCGGCGCTGCCGCCCGCGTTCGCCCGCTGGGACAACCCCTGCTGGCACGCCTACCGCGTCCCCATGGAGATCCCGATGGCGCTGCGCCTCGGCGATCTCCATCTGCCGGAGAGCCCCGAGCTGAGGATCCCGTGCCTCGTGCGGCTGCCGCTGGAGCGCGGCCTGTGGGTGGACAGCGGCCGCTCGAGCTCGGACGCCGCGATGGCGCTGGACGAGGCACAGCTGCGCCGGCTCGCCGTCGACTCGGCGGTCGCGCTCGCCGCCCGGCTGCTCGCCGTGTACCCGCCCGGCGAGTTCACCGTCCACGCGATCGACCCGGCCGGCTCCGCCGCCGCCTCATTCGCGCCGCTGGTCGACTCCGGGGCCCTCGCCGGTCCGCCGGCGGCGGGTGCCCAGGGCGTGAGCGCCGTCCTCGCAAAGCTCACCGAACGGGTCGACCTGGTGACGATGGCGGTGCGCGCAGGGGCGGCCGACTCTCTCCCCCCTGGCCTCGACACCGGCGAGCAACTGCTGATCGTCAACGACTTCCCGCACGGCTTCGACGACCGCGCCGTCACCCAGTTGCGCTATCTGGCCGACGAGGGCCCGGCCGTCGGCGTCCATCTGATGATGGTCGCCGACCGGGAGGACGCCACGGCCTACGGCCCGGTCCTCGATCCGCTGTGGCGCTCGCTGCTGCGCGTCACGCCGGTCCCCGACGACCACCTGGCCGACCCGTGGGTGCGGCACGCGTGGACGTACGAGCCGCTGGCCGTGCCGGAGGGCAGTGACGTGCTTCGGCAGGTGCTCACCCGGGTGACGGAGGCCCGGAGGTCCTGGAACCGCTGA
- a CDS encoding TerC/Alx family metal homeostasis membrane protein — translation MDVSLTLWVLTILGLSALIAVDFFIGRKPHDVSIKEAGIWTVVWIVLAALFGLGLLFAGESQASGEFFAGFITEKSLSVDNLFVFVLIMAKFAVPSHLQQRVLLIGVLIALVLRAIFIAAGAAIIASFSWVFYIFGAFLIYTAWKLIQEARSDEEDEEFEENRLLKSIEHRFGVADKYHGTKLFIRVNGKRVLTPLMVVMLAIGTTDVLFALDSIPAIFGLTQDPYIVFTANAFALMGLRQLYFLIGGLLKKLVHLSYGLSVILGFIGVKLVLHALHESGVHVPEISIPVSLAVICGVLVITTITSLIASKKQAEREAAEGAKKDSVEA, via the coding sequence GTGGACGTTTCATTGACTCTCTGGGTGCTGACCATTCTCGGTCTGAGCGCCCTCATCGCGGTCGACTTCTTCATCGGGCGCAAGCCCCACGACGTGTCGATCAAGGAAGCCGGAATCTGGACCGTCGTCTGGATCGTGCTGGCCGCGCTCTTCGGCCTCGGCCTGTTGTTCGCCGGTGAGAGCCAGGCGTCGGGCGAGTTCTTCGCGGGCTTCATCACCGAGAAGTCGCTGAGTGTCGACAACCTCTTCGTCTTCGTCCTGATCATGGCGAAGTTCGCGGTGCCGTCGCACCTGCAGCAGCGGGTGCTGCTGATCGGTGTACTCATCGCCCTGGTGCTGCGCGCCATCTTCATCGCGGCCGGTGCGGCGATCATCGCCAGCTTCTCCTGGGTCTTCTACATCTTCGGCGCGTTCCTGATCTACACCGCCTGGAAGCTCATCCAGGAGGCGCGGTCGGACGAGGAGGACGAGGAGTTCGAGGAGAACAGGCTCCTCAAGTCGATCGAGCACCGCTTCGGAGTCGCCGACAAGTACCACGGCACCAAGCTCTTCATCCGTGTCAACGGGAAGCGCGTCCTGACGCCGCTGATGGTGGTCATGCTCGCCATCGGCACCACCGATGTGCTCTTCGCGCTGGACTCCATCCCCGCGATCTTCGGTCTGACCCAGGACCCGTACATCGTGTTCACGGCCAACGCCTTCGCGCTGATGGGTCTGCGGCAGCTGTACTTCCTCATCGGCGGACTGCTCAAGAAGCTGGTCCACCTCAGCTACGGCCTGTCGGTGATCCTCGGATTCATCGGCGTGAAGCTGGTACTGCACGCCCTGCACGAAAGCGGTGTGCACGTCCCGGAGATCTCCATCCCGGTCTCGCTGGCGGTCATCTGCGGCGTGCTGGTCATCACGACCATCACCAGCCTGATCGCCTCCAAGAAGCAGGCGGAGCGGGAGGCGGCCGAGGGCGCGAAGAAGGACAGCGTCGAGGCCTGA
- a CDS encoding alpha/beta fold hydrolase, with amino-acid sequence MAVRTGTKEPLPALRLYRAAEQPRAAVLLLHGGRADALEPPPVLNLPLARMRPFARAIGRATAGQRVALGRVRYGRRGWNGERADAARDACLAMEELTALTGPVPTVLVGHSMGARAALHAAGHPQVKAVVGLAPWCPPEDPVDHLEGRTVVLLHGDLDRTTDPAETWAFAARARAAGADVRELPMPGGDHAMLRGAADWHAHTTRLVLELLGAAR; translated from the coding sequence ATCGCCGTACGTACAGGCACGAAGGAGCCGCTGCCCGCGCTGCGGTTGTACCGGGCCGCCGAGCAGCCGCGAGCCGCCGTCCTGCTGCTGCACGGAGGCCGCGCCGATGCGCTGGAGCCGCCGCCCGTCCTCAACCTCCCGCTCGCGCGGATGAGGCCGTTCGCGCGGGCCATAGGCCGCGCCACGGCCGGACAGCGCGTGGCACTCGGCCGGGTCCGCTACGGCCGTCGCGGCTGGAACGGCGAGCGCGCGGACGCGGCCCGTGACGCGTGCCTGGCCATGGAAGAGCTGACCGCACTGACCGGCCCCGTGCCGACGGTTCTTGTGGGCCACTCCATGGGCGCGCGGGCCGCCCTGCACGCGGCCGGACACCCGCAGGTGAAGGCGGTCGTCGGGCTCGCCCCCTGGTGCCCGCCGGAGGACCCGGTCGACCACCTCGAAGGCAGGACCGTGGTGCTGCTGCACGGCGACCTCGACCGGACCACCGACCCGGCGGAAACCTGGGCGTTCGCCGCACGGGCCCGCGCGGCCGGCGCCGACGTCCGCGAACTGCCGATGCCCGGCGGCGACCACGCGATGCTCCGCGGCGCGGCCGACTGGCACGCGCACACCACACGCCTGGTGCTCGAACTGCTCGGCGCCGCGCGCTGA
- a CDS encoding MBL fold metallo-hydrolase, with translation MTYSGAVKVGGPADVHELADLMISKVAVGPMDNNAYLLRCRATGEQLLIDAAADPDTLLQLVGDDSIVSVVTTHRHGDHWQALEDVVRATGARTYAGRHDADGIPVPTDVLVDDGDTIRVGRVELTARHLVGHTPGSIVLVYDDPHGHPHVFTGDCLFPGGVGNTRDDPKAFTSLLDGVEEKLFARLPDETWVYPGHGKDTSLGEERPHLAEWRARGW, from the coding sequence ATGACATACAGCGGAGCGGTGAAGGTCGGCGGCCCGGCGGACGTGCACGAACTCGCCGACCTGATGATCTCCAAGGTCGCGGTCGGACCGATGGACAACAACGCCTATCTGTTGCGCTGCCGGGCCACCGGCGAGCAGTTGCTGATCGACGCCGCGGCCGATCCGGACACGCTGCTGCAGTTGGTCGGCGACGACTCCATCGTCTCCGTCGTGACCACGCACCGGCACGGCGACCACTGGCAGGCGCTGGAGGACGTGGTCCGGGCGACCGGCGCGCGTACCTACGCCGGGCGTCATGACGCGGACGGCATTCCCGTCCCCACCGACGTACTCGTCGACGACGGCGACACGATCCGGGTGGGGCGCGTGGAGCTGACCGCCCGTCACCTGGTGGGTCACACTCCGGGGTCGATCGTGCTGGTCTACGACGACCCGCACGGCCATCCGCACGTCTTCACCGGTGACTGCCTGTTCCCGGGCGGTGTGGGCAACACCCGCGACGACCCGAAGGCGTTCACGAGCCTGCTCGACGGCGTGGAGGAGAAGCTGTTCGCCCGCCTCCCCGACGAGACATGGGTGTATCCGGGGCACGGCAAGGACACCAGCCTGGGCGAGGAGCGGCCGCACCTGGCCGAGTGGCGCGCACGCGGCTGGTGA
- a CDS encoding maleylpyruvate isomerase family mycothiol-dependent enzyme yields MIDPVSDLRSLREATDRLLTAAAGLDNAAVAGPSRLPGWTRGHVLTHVSRNADALVNVLEGRPMYVTGEARDADIERDAPRPLPEQLDDLRASAERFQEAGRAFGDWERTVELRNGVTDRAGRVPFRRLVEVELHHVDLGAGYELEDLPKEFTERETEFLAERWSGRSDVPPTRIVAAGGEWRTGGSEGTPVTVSGSPADVLGWLSGRRDGSALECAGGPLPVLPPL; encoded by the coding sequence ATGATCGATCCTGTGAGCGACCTGCGCTCTCTACGCGAAGCGACGGACCGGCTCCTCACCGCAGCCGCCGGACTGGACAACGCGGCCGTGGCCGGACCGTCACGGCTGCCGGGCTGGACCCGCGGTCACGTACTGACCCACGTCTCCCGTAACGCCGACGCGCTCGTAAATGTTCTCGAGGGCCGGCCGATGTATGTCACAGGTGAGGCGCGCGACGCCGACATCGAGCGCGACGCGCCCCGACCGCTCCCCGAGCAGCTCGACGACCTGCGGGCCTCTGCCGAACGCTTCCAGGAGGCGGGCCGCGCCTTCGGTGACTGGGAGCGCACCGTGGAGCTGCGCAACGGCGTGACCGACCGCGCCGGCCGGGTCCCGTTCCGCCGCCTCGTCGAGGTCGAGCTGCACCATGTCGACCTGGGAGCGGGGTACGAGCTGGAGGACCTGCCGAAGGAGTTCACCGAGCGGGAGACCGAGTTCCTGGCCGAGCGCTGGAGCGGCCGCTCCGACGTGCCGCCGACCAGGATCGTCGCCGCCGGCGGCGAGTGGCGGACGGGCGGTTCGGAGGGCACTCCGGTCACCGTCTCGGGCTCGCCCGCCGACGTTCTGGGCTGGCTGTCCGGACGCCGCGACGGCTCGGCCCTGGAGTGCGCCGGAGGCCCGCTGCCCGTATTGCCCCCGCTATAG
- the uvrA gene encoding excinuclease ABC subunit UvrA encodes MADRLIVRGAREHNLKNVSLDLPRDSLIVFTGLSGSGKSSLAFDTIFAEGQRRYVESLSSYARQFLGQMDKPDVDFIEGLSPAVSIDQKSTSRNPRSTVGTITEVYDYLRLLFARIGKPHCPECRRPISRQSPQAIVDRVLELPEGSRFQVLSPLVRERKGEFVDLFSDLQTKGYSRARVDGKTIQLAEPPTLKKQEKHTIEVVVDRLTVKDSAKRRLTDSVETALGLSGGMVVLDFVDLPEDDPERERMYSEHLYCPYDDLSFEELEPRSFSFNSPFGACPDCTGIGTRMEVDPELIVPDEEKSLDEGAIHPWSHGHTKEYFGRLIDGLAQALGFSTDMPWAGLPARAKKALLHGHKTQLEVRYRNRYGRERAWTTPAFEGAVQFVKRRHSEAESDSSRERFEGYMREVPCPTCEGTRLKPIVLAVTVMEKSIAEVSAMSISECAEFLGRLKLNARDKKIAERVLKEVNERLRFLVDVGLDYLSLNRAAGTLSGGEAQRIRLATQIGSGLVGVLYVLDEPSIGLHQRDNHRLIETLVRLRDMGNTLIVVEHDEDTIKVADWVVDIGPGAGEHGGKVVHSGSLKQLLSNKESITGQYLSGKRSIPTPELRRPVDPSRRLTVHGARENNLRDIDVAFPLGVLTAVTGVSGSGKSTLVNDILYTHLARELNGAKSVPGRHTRVDGDDLVDKVVHVDQSPIGRTPRSNPATYTGVFDHVRRLFAETMEAKVRGYLPGRFSFNVKGGRCENCSGDGTIKIEMNFLPDVYVPCEVCHGARYNRETLEVHYKGKSIAEVLDMPIEEALHFFEAVPTISRHLRTLNEVGLGYVRLGQSAPTLSGGEAQRVKLASELQKRSTGRTVYVLDEPTTGLHFEDISKLINVLSDLVDKGNSVIVIEHNLDVIKTADWVVDMGPEGGSGGGLVIAEGTPEQVAGVPASHTGKFLRDILDADRISDAAAAVPAARKPAKSAKAAASVKAASVAKPAKKTVARAARKG; translated from the coding sequence GTGGCCGACCGTCTCATCGTTCGTGGCGCTCGCGAGCACAACCTGAAAAACGTCTCGCTCGACCTCCCGCGTGACTCCCTCATCGTGTTCACCGGGCTCTCGGGGTCTGGCAAGTCGTCCCTCGCGTTCGACACGATCTTCGCCGAGGGGCAGCGCCGGTACGTCGAATCGCTCTCCTCCTACGCCCGGCAGTTCCTCGGACAGATGGACAAGCCGGACGTCGACTTCATCGAGGGCCTCTCCCCGGCCGTCTCGATCGACCAGAAATCGACCTCGCGCAACCCGCGCTCCACCGTCGGCACCATCACCGAGGTCTACGACTACCTGCGTCTGCTGTTCGCGCGCATCGGCAAGCCGCACTGTCCCGAGTGCCGCAGGCCCATCTCGCGCCAGTCGCCGCAGGCGATCGTCGACAGGGTGCTCGAGCTGCCCGAGGGCAGCCGCTTCCAGGTGCTCTCGCCGCTGGTGCGTGAGCGCAAGGGCGAGTTCGTCGACCTCTTCTCCGACCTGCAGACCAAGGGCTACAGCCGGGCGCGGGTCGACGGGAAGACCATCCAGCTCGCCGAGCCGCCCACGCTGAAGAAGCAGGAGAAGCACACGATCGAGGTGGTCGTCGACCGCCTCACCGTGAAGGACTCCGCCAAGCGCCGGCTCACCGACTCCGTCGAGACCGCGCTCGGACTCTCCGGCGGCATGGTCGTGCTCGACTTCGTCGACCTCCCCGAGGACGACCCCGAGCGCGAGCGGATGTACTCGGAGCACCTGTACTGCCCGTACGACGACCTGTCCTTCGAGGAGCTCGAGCCCCGCTCCTTCTCCTTCAACTCGCCCTTCGGCGCCTGCCCCGACTGCACCGGCATCGGCACGCGCATGGAGGTCGACCCCGAGCTGATCGTCCCCGACGAGGAGAAGTCCCTCGACGAGGGCGCGATCCACCCGTGGTCGCACGGCCACACCAAGGAGTACTTCGGCCGTCTGATCGACGGGCTCGCCCAGGCGCTCGGCTTCTCCACGGACATGCCCTGGGCCGGGCTGCCCGCCCGCGCCAAGAAGGCCCTGCTCCACGGCCACAAGACCCAGCTCGAGGTCCGCTACCGCAACCGCTACGGCCGCGAGCGCGCCTGGACGACCCCGGCCTTCGAAGGGGCCGTGCAGTTCGTCAAGCGGCGGCACTCCGAGGCCGAGAGCGACTCCAGCAGGGAGCGCTTCGAGGGGTACATGCGCGAGGTGCCGTGCCCCACCTGTGAGGGCACCCGGCTCAAGCCGATCGTTCTCGCGGTCACCGTGATGGAGAAGTCCATCGCGGAGGTCTCCGCGATGTCGATCAGCGAGTGCGCCGAGTTCCTCGGCCGCCTCAAGCTCAACGCCCGCGACAAGAAGATCGCCGAGCGGGTCCTCAAGGAGGTCAACGAGCGGCTGCGCTTCCTCGTCGACGTCGGTCTGGACTATCTGTCGCTCAACCGTGCCGCCGGCACTCTGTCCGGCGGCGAGGCCCAGCGGATCCGGCTCGCCACCCAGATCGGCTCCGGCCTCGTCGGCGTGCTCTACGTCCTCGACGAGCCGTCCATCGGTCTCCACCAGCGGGACAACCACCGGCTGATCGAGACCCTCGTCCGCCTGCGCGACATGGGCAACACGCTCATCGTCGTGGAACACGACGAGGACACGATCAAGGTCGCGGACTGGGTCGTCGACATCGGCCCCGGCGCGGGCGAGCACGGCGGCAAGGTCGTGCACTCCGGGTCGCTGAAGCAGCTGCTGTCCAACAAGGAGTCGATCACAGGGCAGTACCTGTCCGGGAAGCGGTCCATCCCGACCCCGGAGCTGCGCCGCCCGGTCGACCCGTCGCGCAGGCTGACCGTTCACGGCGCCCGCGAGAACAACCTCCGGGACATCGACGTCGCGTTCCCGCTCGGCGTCCTCACGGCCGTCACCGGAGTCTCCGGCTCCGGAAAGTCGACCCTGGTCAACGACATCCTCTACACCCACCTCGCCCGCGAGCTGAACGGCGCGAAGTCGGTGCCGGGCCGGCACACCCGGGTCGACGGCGACGACCTCGTCGACAAGGTCGTCCACGTCGACCAGTCGCCCATCGGCCGCACCCCGCGGTCCAACCCGGCGACGTACACGGGCGTCTTCGACCACGTCCGCAGGCTCTTCGCGGAGACGATGGAGGCCAAGGTCCGCGGTTATCTGCCGGGCCGGTTCTCCTTCAACGTCAAGGGCGGCCGCTGCGAGAACTGCTCCGGCGACGGCACCATCAAGATCGAGATGAACTTCCTGCCGGACGTCTACGTCCCGTGCGAGGTCTGCCACGGAGCGCGGTACAACCGCGAGACGCTGGAGGTCCACTACAAGGGCAAGTCCATCGCCGAGGTCCTGGACATGCCGATCGAGGAGGCGCTGCACTTCTTCGAGGCCGTCCCGACGATCTCCCGCCATCTGCGCACCCTCAACGAGGTGGGACTCGGCTACGTCAGGCTCGGTCAGTCCGCGCCGACGCTGTCGGGCGGTGAGGCGCAGCGGGTGAAGCTGGCGTCCGAACTGCAGAAGCGGTCCACCGGCCGCACGGTCTACGTCCTGGACGAGCCGACCACCGGTCTGCACTTCGAGGACATCAGCAAGCTGATCAACGTGCTGTCCGACCTTGTCGACAAGGGGAACTCGGTGATCGTCATCGAGCACAACCTCGATGTCATCAAGACGGCGGACTGGGTCGTGGACATGGGCCCGGAGGGCGGCAGCGGCGGTGGCCTGGTCATCGCCGAGGGCACACCCGAGCAGGTCGCGGGCGTCCCGGCGAGCCACACCGGCAAGTTCCTGCGCGACATCCTCGACGCGGATCGGATCAGCGACGCGGCGGCGGCGGTGCCGGCGGCGCGTAAGCCGGCGAAGTCGGCGAAGGCCGCGGCGTCGGTGAAGGCGGCGTCGGTGGCGAAGCCTGCGAAGAAGACGGTGGCGCGGGCGGCGCGGAAGGGGTGA